GGCCGGGATCAGTCTGACCGCATCTTCCTATGACGGCGTGGTGGTGGTGACCGAATACGGGATGGCCGACCTCAGGGGATTGACCACCGGCAACAAGGCCGTGGCCATTGCCAGCATCGCCCACCCGCGATTCAGAGATGCCCTGCTGAAGCAGGTGGTGGACGATCCCTTTTTCACCAAGCCCTTTGATTTCAGGTTGGACCGGCCTCCATACGGGGTGACCCTCTATGCTGGCAGTGTCCCCGAGCCCAAAATCGGGGAGGATGGGGAGTAGATGATGCCCGGAGTGAGCCTCGACCCGCTCTGCGGGCGGAGGCTTTTCGTGATCAGGCTCCCGGCTAACCGATTCGACAGTGCGTTTTACTGACGAGAAGCCATGTATTCAGTTGCTGCTTGAGCCAAGATGCCGGATCGGGTTTCACCATGCTTTTTGGCAAAATAATCCAATGAAGTCAGCAACCTTTCCGGCATGGTGATATTAATCCTTTTTGACTTGAGGGACAATTTACTCAGATCTACTTCAACGATTGCCCATATGCCGCCTTTAAAATCAGGGTTTTCTTTGTGCCTCTCAATATTTGTAGAAACCGGGATGGGTTCCGAGTCAATCAGAATGCCTTCAATGTGACACTCGGCGGCTTCCTGGGCATTGGCTAAAGCCTCTTCAATTGTTTCCCCTGCGGAAAAACAACCCGGCAAGTCCGGAAACGTAACGCCATAATCCGAATTTTCATCTTTGTGGATTACTACCGCGTATTTCATCCTTTCACCTCCATTGCCAGCCCGCCTGCCGGTAAATATTTCGAAGAGTGCCGACAGGGAGATCCTTATTTGGATGAGGAACTGTCACCTTACCTGGTTTTTCAGGATGCTTGAATTGATGATGGTCTCCTTTTTTATGATGGAGAATCCACCCATCCTTCTTCAACCGTTGTATAATTTCCCCACTTTTCATCATGTGTATTATACACACTATCGGCTTGGTTGTCAATGATACCATGGAGGTCTATTGGCGAACCAGCGGGTCAGCCGCGGCACAAGGCCCCCGCCGGAATGGATTGGAAAGGGGGCAGCTCAAACCGGAGACCTTCAACTTTCTCGGATTCACACACATCTGTGGAAAGACGAGGAAGGGCGGCGGGGGCCCAAAGGCCAAAGCACGAGATCAGGTGAGGCACGATGGGCATATCGCGGCGTCAGGATCTCCAGCTACGTGAGGCAAAAAGGGGTTTGTCCTGACCGAGCATGGTTTTCCCAAAACCCCGAGTCCCACGTCACATCACCGTCCACCGCCAAGCAGGTCTTTAAGTCGTCGAAATCGCTTTGCTCTTGAGATGCGTTTCCTGAGTCGTCTGGTCATGTGAGCATCCTCGTCAAGGTCTTCCAGCATTGTCAGCATGCTTTCTGCCCTTTTCAATTCATTGATCTCCATGAAATAGAGTCCAAGCAGGCCGAAAAAGGAGACGGCCTCCGTTACGTGAAAGGCGTTTCTTTCCGGGTAAAGGAGCTTCAGATCGAACTTATGTTCCACTATTTCTGGTATCTTTTCAGTTTCACCCCTTTGCAGGCAAATCTCTGCATAATTCATTTTGGCGAATAGGTATCCGGGATTTCTTCGGTAGTTTTCCTCAACGATTTCAATCATCTTATTTGAATCCCCGACATGTGAATAGGCCCCGGCCAGATAATTGCAGATACGCGGGTGTTCGGGATAGAGGCCCCTTAATTCCTCCAGTCGAGGGATGGCTTCCTTGGGTTTTTCAACTGACAAAAGATAGAGCTCGCTGATTTCTTTCTCGATTTTTGCTGGTACCAGATGCGAATACTCATCGTCGATCGGATCGTATGTAATTGAATAACTTATTAAATCCATGACCTTGGCGTCATCTCTCTGTTGGCTCCTCTTGGATGCCGGTGCAGCCATCCGTCTTGCCGTGGGCTGTCTGCGTTTTACCTTTCGATGATTTGCCGTTTTTTTTGTCTTTTTCATAGAATCAATCACTCTCTTTTCGCTGCGTCGCAGAGACCGACCCCGCCAGTGCCGGCATCTCATCCCAGGTCCGGCCGAGGAGGTGTCTCCCGTTGGCCTTTCTGGATCGCCGCTTGCCGTCCGGTCCCCAGACGCCCCATTGTTTGAAAAAAAAGGGGACCTGCCCCAAATCGCACTGGTCTTTGATTGATTGCACCCACGCGGGTTTCATGGGTCTGGCGCGGGGCCCGGATTCTCCGCCCACGATCACCCAATGGATGCCGGCAAGATCGAGATCCCCCAGGTCCTCCAGCAGGGGCTCCATGCAGAGGAATCGGACCGGGGCATCGATGGTTTTGAGGGTCGCCATCCTTGGGAGACCGTGTTCCCGGTTTTCCACGGTCACACCGATCCAGACGTTTTTCGGGACCTCTCTGGAGGACAGGAAGCGGGCCATCCTGTCGGCCCGCTTGGTGAGCAGCTGATAGATGTGCCGGGGCGTCTGTGCCATGACGGCGAATATCCGGTCGATAAAATCGTCCGGCACGGCCTTGTGAAACACATCGCTCATGGAATTGACAAAGTAGACAGTCGGTTTCCGGCGCAACAGGGGGGCGTTCAGTCTATCGGGATGGACCGTCAGGGTGAACCCGTTCGCGTACCCTTTCATGCCCATGGCTTTCAGACGCAGGGCCATCCTCTCCGCAAAGCAGTTCTGACAGCCCGGCGACACCTTGGTGCACCCGGTACATGGGTTCCAGCTCTGCTCGGTCCATTCGATGGTGCTCCGCGTCGTCACCCAGACAATCCTCCGATTCCCTCCAGGCCTGTCGACAAATGGTGCTCCCCGATCGATTTTCCCCATCGAGGCGGCCCGGCGACCATGCTGAGGCTACACCATTTTGGATGACGAGACAACATCGCGATTTCACATACACTCAGCGAATCAGAATCGGTGAAAGGGGGTTTTCTTTTGTCGGCCTCTGAACGACAAACGAAAAAGGCAAATCCCTTTGCGTCCTTTGAGCGGTTCATGGGTCCATGCCATCAGAAAAGAACCGTCTGCGGCACACCCAATGCCGGGGATAGACCCCGATGCCCGGGAAACCCGCCAGACACGCCTTATAGTATTGGTACCCCTTGGGGTCAACGACAAAGTGCCGATGTGCGGCCCTGCATCCGGCAGGCCAGGGGATAGGACCCGGCCGCTCCACCGTGGCAGATGCGCAGCTTCACGGTCCCGCCTCTCTACACTGGCAGGTCGCTCCCGTCGTACTCAATCAGCCGGGCCACATCGGATTCGTCAAAGCGGTGCTGGGCGGTTTTGGCGATGATCATGGATGGGACCTCCCGTCGTTGGCTCGTGGGATAAGAAACAAAAAGGCCGGTACGGATTGCCTCCCTGCCGGCCTAGACTCTCGCCTCGGGCGAATCAGGTCATTTAAGCCAACTTTCAAACAAAAATCCTTGACAAACGACAAAAATCGGATACATAAAAGGCCTATCCAAAAACTCGGCAACTCTTCACCTCACAGCCCAACCCATAGCGCAGCTTAGGCACCCCCTCAACCCATCCTCTTTTCCCGTAACAGCGTTGATTCGGACAGCGATTGGCAAGGAGCTTATTATCTCTTTTCTAAAAAAAGTTTAGCGACCATTCAAAAAGGCGTCTTTTGAGAGTCGCTGGAAACGTAGGCATATACCAGGTTTTGGGTGACCCGAAATCTGTGGGATTTCCAAAAGATACCTTTTGTATCCTTCACTTATTGACTTTTCAACCTTTCATTTTGTAGCCTTCACGAATTGGCGAGTGCTCAGAGACGATGATCATGCACGTAGTCCTTTCCCGAGGGCAATGCCATACACAAAGAAACCTTAGGCAAGCTGTTTTATTTTTCAATCCCAAAATTTGCCACAATAAGCCGATCCGTGTAACCGAATTTTCCTTGACATTAAACGGCTTCTCTATATGAAATAGGATTCGCTATTAGTATTATCCATTCTTTCCCCCAGTGAACAAAACAACATAACTTTAACCTTCTGGAGTCTGTCATGATACAACTCAATCGGAAGGTTCCAATTAAAAAGCCTCCAAGGGACTTTTGTATGTCCATGGGGGCTTTTCAATTTACTGGGTCATCCCATGAACACAGAAAGATTTGAGCGCAAACTGACCGCTATCCTAAGCGCCGATGTCAAAGGGTACAGTCGTCTCATGAGGGCCGATGAGGATGAGACTGTCCGGACGCTCACGGCTTACCGAAGGGCTATCGCCAGGCTTGTCGTGAAATACCGCGGGAGGGTGGTGGATTCTCCGGGCGATAATCTCCTGGCCGAATTTGGGAGTGGTTTAGATGCGGTGAATTGCGCTGTAGAGATTCAGCGGGAACTCGCCGAGCGAAATGAGGAGTTAACCCCTGAGCGCAAGATGGAATTTCGCATCGGTGTCAACTCAGGGGATGTTATTCAGGAAGGAGAACGGATCTACGGGGACGGTGTCAACATCGCAGCGAGAGTCGAGGGCTTGGCTGCAGGGGGAGGGATTTCCATCTCTGGGACGGTGTATGACAGCATTGAGGGTAAGCTGGGATTGGAGTTTGAGTATCAGGGGGAGCACGAGGTCAAGAATATTGACAAACCGATACGAGTGTATCGAATTCTATCTTATCCTGGCGCAGCCGCTCACAGAGTTATAAAGGCGAAAAGGGCTGTAGGAAAAACATGGCGTAATGTTGTCTTGTCAATAGTCGTTGTCCTTATTCTGGGTGGAGGGGCCTTGGCAGTCTGGCACTCTTACTTACGTCCCTCACCTACTAAGGTGGAGGTTGCCTCCAAAAAAGCCCCTGCTCCTAAGTCATCCGACAAGACGCCAATACCTGTATCTGATGAGCCCTCTATCGCAGTTCTCCCTTTTGCCAACATCAGCGGCGACCCAAAGGAAGACTATCTGAGTGACGGGATCACTGAACAGATTATCACGGCGCTGTCCAAAACACCACGGATGTTGGTGATTGCCCGCAATTCGGTCTTTACCTACAAAGGCAAGCCCGTGATGGTGCAGCAGGTCAGCGAGGAGCTGGGTGTGCGGTATGTGCTGGAGGGAAGTGTTCAAAAATCGGGAGACAAACTGCGGATCACGGCCCAGCTCATTGATGCCAGGACAGGGAATCACCTATGGTCGGAACGCTACGACCGGGACCTGAAAGACCTGTTTGCCCTCCAGGATGGTATCACGAAGAACGTGATAACGGCCTTGCAGGTTAAACTAACAGAGGGAGAGACTGCGTCTGGTTTAGGCAAAGGCACAAAAAACCTGGAGGCATACCTGAAATTGTTGAAGGGGCGATACCATCATTTGCGCTTTAATAAAAATGATAATGAGATAGCCCGACGGTTATATGGAGAGGCCATTGCATTGGACCCCAATTATGCCCGCCCATATGTACTATTGGCCTGGACTTATTTCCATGAAGCCGAGTTTGGATGGACCAAAACCCCTGGAAAATCATATGAGAAGGCTGTAGAACTGGCAAAGAAGCCACTCTCCCTTAATGAACAAAGCCCCCGAGCTTACATGGTGTTAGCCAATGTGTATGCTAAGACAGGGCAATTTGACAAGGCTGTGGCTGCGCAAAAAAAAGCCTTAGCCCTCGATCCCGCCAGCTCTCTTATAAACGCCTTCTCTGGCAATGCTCTGTTCAGTGCGGGCAAGTTCAAGGAAGCTATTCCATTTTTTGAGAAGGCGATCCGTATAGACCCCAAACACCCAAGCTGGTACCTCTCTCCATTGGGCGGGGCCTATTTCTGGACAGGCCAGTATGAGAAGGCTATTGCGATAGCTAAAAAAGGGGTCAGTCACGCGCCTAAGAACGCTGACGCACATGCCTATTTAGGGGTTGCTCTTATTGCTGCAGGCAAGCCGGAGGAAGCCGTTGGGATGCTTGACAAAGCGTTGAGCCTGAACCCGGATAGTCTAGGTTGGTACAGTCCAGGTTGGTACGCAGGCAACTTAGCCGTTGCCCGTGCCTGCACGGGACAAACTGAGGAAGCCATTACAACGATGCAGGAAGTGTTTAATCGTAACCCTAAAGATGCTGAATCCTGCCGTAATTTGTCATGGGTTCTGATCCTTACAGGGCGGCACGAGGAAGCCCTTTCGATGGCTAAAAAATCAATAAGCCTCAGACCTAAGCCTGAACGTGAACCGTTTGTCTATGAGACTTTAGGTTTTTCATATCTTGTGATGGGCCAGTATGAAGAGGCGATCGCAGCATTTAAGAAAGCGATCGATCTTTGGCCTGACTTTTTGTCTTCGCACATTGGTTTGACAGCATCTTATAGCCTGTCAGGCCGTATGGAAGACGCTGGTGCTGAAGCCGAAGAGATTCTGAGAATAAATCCGAGAACCTCTTTGGAGAGTATTGGTAAGTATGGTTGGTATAATTTTCAGAGGGCCACCAAGGAACGCTTAATCGACGCTCTGCAGAAGGCTGGTTTGAAGTGAGATGAATATGCGTCTTGGAGGAATGAAGCCTGTACGAAAGCCCTGTCCTGTATGACAGTTTTGTACCTGAAAATTCAAAAAGATAATTGAGGTTTTCTGATATTTAGGGAAACCTTCTGATGCAAGATGCCTATATTATCCTTGAATTGGCCGGGGTTCTGGGTTACTTTTGGTAGTCCTAAATAAATTGACTAACTAATAAGTGCAGAATACGACACGGATGCTGAAAACTTCCCTGCGAAAATGTCATCCTCCCGAATCCATAGAATAGGGAACTGCCTTAAGGTCAAAGATTCGTC
This portion of the Deltaproteobacteria bacterium genome encodes:
- a CDS encoding type II toxin-antitoxin system HicB family antitoxin, which encodes MKYAVVIHKDENSDYGVTFPDLPGCFSAGETIEEALANAQEAAECHIEGILIDSEPIPVSTNIERHKENPDFKGGIWAIVEVDLSKLSLKSKRINITMPERLLTSLDYFAKKHGETRSGILAQAATEYMASRQ
- a CDS encoding type II toxin-antitoxin system HicA family toxin; amino-acid sequence: MKSGEIIQRLKKDGWILHHKKGDHHQFKHPEKPGKVTVPHPNKDLPVGTLRNIYRQAGWQWR
- a CDS encoding DUF4919 domain-containing protein, yielding MKKTKKTANHRKVKRRQPTARRMAAPASKRSQQRDDAKVMDLISYSITYDPIDDEYSHLVPAKIEKEISELYLLSVEKPKEAIPRLEELRGLYPEHPRICNYLAGAYSHVGDSNKMIEIVEENYRRNPGYLFAKMNYAEICLQRGETEKIPEIVEHKFDLKLLYPERNAFHVTEAVSFFGLLGLYFMEINELKRAESMLTMLEDLDEDAHMTRRLRKRISRAKRFRRLKDLLGGGR
- a CDS encoding phage Gp37/Gp68 family protein yields the protein MTTRSTIEWTEQSWNPCTGCTKVSPGCQNCFAERMALRLKAMGMKGYANGFTLTVHPDRLNAPLLRRKPTVYFVNSMSDVFHKAVPDDFIDRIFAVMAQTPRHIYQLLTKRADRMARFLSSREVPKNVWIGVTVENREHGLPRMATLKTIDAPVRFLCMEPLLEDLGDLDLAGIHWVIVGGESGPRARPMKPAWVQSIKDQCDLGQVPFFFKQWGVWGPDGKRRSRKANGRHLLGRTWDEMPALAGSVSATQRKESD
- a CDS encoding tetratricopeptide repeat protein; translation: MNTERFERKLTAILSADVKGYSRLMRADEDETVRTLTAYRRAIARLVVKYRGRVVDSPGDNLLAEFGSGLDAVNCAVEIQRELAERNEELTPERKMEFRIGVNSGDVIQEGERIYGDGVNIAARVEGLAAGGGISISGTVYDSIEGKLGLEFEYQGEHEVKNIDKPIRVYRILSYPGAAAHRVIKAKRAVGKTWRNVVLSIVVVLILGGGALAVWHSYLRPSPTKVEVASKKAPAPKSSDKTPIPVSDEPSIAVLPFANISGDPKEDYLSDGITEQIITALSKTPRMLVIARNSVFTYKGKPVMVQQVSEELGVRYVLEGSVQKSGDKLRITAQLIDARTGNHLWSERYDRDLKDLFALQDGITKNVITALQVKLTEGETASGLGKGTKNLEAYLKLLKGRYHHLRFNKNDNEIARRLYGEAIALDPNYARPYVLLAWTYFHEAEFGWTKTPGKSYEKAVELAKKPLSLNEQSPRAYMVLANVYAKTGQFDKAVAAQKKALALDPASSLINAFSGNALFSAGKFKEAIPFFEKAIRIDPKHPSWYLSPLGGAYFWTGQYEKAIAIAKKGVSHAPKNADAHAYLGVALIAAGKPEEAVGMLDKALSLNPDSLGWYSPGWYAGNLAVARACTGQTEEAITTMQEVFNRNPKDAESCRNLSWVLILTGRHEEALSMAKKSISLRPKPEREPFVYETLGFSYLVMGQYEEAIAAFKKAIDLWPDFLSSHIGLTASYSLSGRMEDAGAEAEEILRINPRTSLESIGKYGWYNFQRATKERLIDALQKAGLK